CCTATGAACGATACTTGCGAAGCGGGGTACTTAATCTTTAGTTACTTTGTGAGCGGTTAATTctcatttccttttatgcttgGTTCCTTAATGATGTGTTAGTCTAACATATTGTTCGGAATTTATCAGCAAACTTCCTCCTATGCTGGTGGTGAATCTGCGAGATCCATGAATAATGGAGTAACCAGTCATCCTATTGGCGGTCCCTGTGTTATGGGTACTGTGGGATCACAAGCAGTTGATGCTAAAAGCAGGACTGTTGGGTTTGGAGGTGGTAGACCAGAAGTTCGTCTTCCACCTGATGCTAGCAATACATTGTTTGTGGAAGGGTTGCCTGCTAATTGCACCCGAAGAGAGGTGTCACGTATCCTTCTATACTGCTTCTCCATTTCACTATTTTACTTACCATTCTAGTTCTTTCCTTGACTTCAGTTTGCAGATGTATTTCGACCATTTGTAGGTTACAAAGAAGTTAGACTGGTGATCAAGGAACCACGACACGTAAGAACACGCATGTATATTTCTTTCTAGTCGTAGTTCTGTTATGCTTTTTTCTTAGAAATTCTTTGTTCCATCAACTTATGTAGCCAGGAGGGAATCAATTCGTTCTTTGCTTTGTTGATTTTGTGAGTCCAGCCCATGCAGCCACTGCGATGGATACTTTACAAGGTGAGCTTTCCACACCCACCATTAGTAAAATCAATCTTTTGACTGTTCTGGTTTTAGGCTTGTAATATAGTCAGTCTTTAAAGAGAGGTACGACCAAAGTTGGGAGGGATACTATTTAAACACGAAAGACGGAGTGGCTGGAGAAGGCAATTGGGGAGGAAGTGTGGGAGGCAGTGAAGAGTTGTCTGGTTGATAAGGCATCGGGTAATGTTATGATGGCTATAAAATTAAGAACTACGTGGCATTTAAGTTATGCTTTAATGGAAATGGAAGGTTAACATAGATACTAAGTCAGGAAAAATAGCTACCACTTGCAAGTTTCCTGGTCAAGACAGCAAATCAtgactactccctccgttcacttttacttgtccagtattctaaaaatatattttcacttttacttgtcacttttagcatatcaagataagacaatttcttttttcctgttttacccatagtattaattacttatTTCATTCATTTTTCAAGTCcattaaaaatatgcaccaattaatatggatatCATGGTAGAttatacacttcatttattatttcttaagaggtgtgcaaaGTCCATAATGGActagtaaaagtgaacggagggagtattatttatcTTGTGTAGTACTCTTTAGTCTCTGTGAAAGCTAGCTTAAGTGCTGGTGGCACTTTTACGATCATTTAGGTGTTTGCTCGCTTTATTTCACTAGATGTATCTGATTGTAGACTTTTGTGATTGCCCTCTTTATTCGGCTGCCTGCATCTCAGACTTATAGCTTCTATTTTTCTAGCATGAAAGATTCTCCAGCCATTCCTGTGGAACACAGAAGGTTCCATAGACAAAAATGGCTATGTTTCTTTCTATATGTAGCCCTAGCCAGCTAATTTAATAGATATTTCGTTTGTCTTATTCCTTTCCTTTCCTCTTGATAAGTGGGGAGCAAATCTGCATTCTGATTGAAGCATGCCCAAAAAGTAATGATTTTGCCAAGAGAAATTAGGTTCTCATCTTTCTGGCCTCAAACAAGGAGAGTGTAGTAATTTTTATTCACCTCTCCTGTAGTCTTTCTTTGAGTGACTTGCAAGgttaaatttttttcttctagTAATTGAAAGGGAATTGGACTTCCTTAAAGGTAACAGAAGATTTGCAAAAGGCACTGTTTATAGCTTTGACATACTTACGAGTTTGCATGGCCCGATGAATGCCAGTGCAAATTTCATGGGTTGGTTGTATGCATTAATTTTATAAGGAGATCCCATGCTAGTTTTCAGACAACAAGCACTAAATTACATGTTTGCGCGTTTGTACCAAAATCGTCAATGATGTGCGCGGAGTGAGATAGTATATACCAATCTTGCAGGTTATAAATTCGACGAGCATGACCTTGATTCGGCCAACTTAAGGCTACAATTTGCTCGCCGTCCTGGTGCCAGGTCAGGTGGTGGGCATCGCGGAAACCGTTGAATTATGCGTCTGTACAGGTGACATGCTAGACTTCTTGCGCTTGACCTTTATTACTAACGACCAAAGGCTATGCTACAAAATTCATCGATCGGGCTAAATTTTGGAACGACCCTGCTCTGTAGGACCAAATTGACTTTGGAGATTACGTATTTAGATGTTTTGCCAGCTTTGCCGTTTCGTGTCCGGCATCTCTCTCTAAATGGGTGGTTTAATTAGGATCAGCCTTTGCTCTTTGCACGGGAAGGTAATGGGATATTAGCATTTAGCTGTTGTTTCCGCGTCAATGTTTGCGTCGTCCTTTGCTGAGCACGTGTgttt
The nucleotide sequence above comes from Lycium barbarum isolate Lr01 chromosome 3, ASM1917538v2, whole genome shotgun sequence. Encoded proteins:
- the LOC132632124 gene encoding RNA-binding protein 2-like isoform X1; protein product: MADAYWRVTDGLIQPVSLPPVAAKRPRTQYDVPSGPDVPGNYSRNNVQGMHHVIRDADPIESSYERYLRSGQTSSYAGGESARSMNNGVTSHPIGGPCVMGTVGSQAVDAKSRTVGFGGGRPEVRLPPDASNTLFVEGLPANCTRREVSHVFRPFVGYKEVRLVIKEPRHPGGNQFVLCFVDFVSPAHAATAMDTLQGYKFDEHDLDSANLRLQFARRPGARSGGGHRGNR
- the LOC132632124 gene encoding RNA-binding protein 2-like isoform X2, which codes for MLTGESPTALYSPYLFLRSPQNALGPNMQTSSYAGGESARSMNNGVTSHPIGGPCVMGTVGSQAVDAKSRTVGFGGGRPEVRLPPDASNTLFVEGLPANCTRREVSHVFRPFVGYKEVRLVIKEPRHPGGNQFVLCFVDFVSPAHAATAMDTLQGYKFDEHDLDSANLRLQFARRPGARSGGGHRGNR